The segment TTATCGGACTTTGAGAAAAATCAGAATATAGCTCATAAAATTTGTAGGATTTACACTACAAATCAAGATGCACATAATGATTTGTTCCAGGAAATCACCATACAAGTTTGGAAAAATTATTCCAAATTTAGAGGGGATTCTAAATTTAGTACTTGGATGTATAGAGTTGCTTTAAACACAGCGATTTCATTATATAGAAAATCTACAAGAACTATAAAGACACAAGATATAAATGACGTAGTTTACAAAATAAAGTCTACTGATTATGATGATACAGAAGAAAGACAATTAGCAGCATTGTATAAAGCAATTCATAAATTAAACGATATTGATAAAGCGCTCATTTTATTATACTTAGAAAACAAACCTTATAAGGAAATTTCTGAAACACTTGGTATATCTAGTGTAAATGCAAGAGTAAAAATGACCAGAGCAAAAGAAAAATTAAAAAAATTTTTAACCCCATAAAAATGGATTTATTAGATAAATATAAAAAAGCTTGGGAGAATCAACCTGAAGAAGCGAACAAGCTTTCTGCAGTTGAAAT is part of the Polaribacter sp. SA4-10 genome and harbors:
- a CDS encoding RNA polymerase sigma factor, with product MQKDLEAKFLSDFEKNQNIAHKICRIYTTNQDAHNDLFQEITIQVWKNYSKFRGDSKFSTWMYRVALNTAISLYRKSTRTIKTQDINDVVYKIKSTDYDDTEERQLAALYKAIHKLNDIDKALILLYLENKPYKEISETLGISSVNARVKMTRAKEKLKKFLTP